In the Artemia franciscana chromosome 1, ASM3288406v1, whole genome shotgun sequence genome, one interval contains:
- the LOC136033257 gene encoding uncharacterized protein LOC136033257 codes for MFTGSIQLPTTGGALNSHNSGSMYSSVQPAVPSPKTKDQRSVAVSSNRCYVPHTFGQAQPRFPAPIQRPAVTQPGNGKPMKLSGNQVGVSSVETYSSQGTRAVNENQSAGSNQDLLSSGGANNGQTMRNNHPAMPTGDSTQTCNQSPSSMEVNEVN; via the exons ATGTTTACAGGATCCATACAGCTACCAACAACAGGAGGAGCCTTGAACTCACACAACTCAGGAAGTATGTATAGCTCTGTGCAACCGGCTGTCCCTTCACCCAAGACGAAAGATCAGCGGTCAGTTGCTGTTAGTAGTAACCGCTGCTATGTTCCACATACATTTGGAcag gcGCAGCCAAGATTTCCAGCTCCTATCCAGCGCCCCGCTGTGACACAACCAGGGAATGGTAAACCtatgaaactttcaggcaaTCAAGTTGGAGTATCTTCTGTTGAAACGTATTCATCTCAAg GGACCAGAGCTGTCAACGAAAATCAGTCTGCAGGCAGTAATCAAGATCTTTTAAGCTCAGGAGGAGCCAATAATGGTCAGACGATGAGGAACAATCACCCAGCAATGCCTACAGGTGATTCAACACAGACTTGTAACCAATCTCCATCATCAATGGAAGTGAATGAAGTTAATTAA